From a region of the Pan paniscus chromosome 19, NHGRI_mPanPan1-v2.0_pri, whole genome shotgun sequence genome:
- the PRCD gene encoding photoreceptor disk component PRCD isoform X2, which produces MCTTLFLLSTLAMLWRRRFANRVQPEPSDVDGAARGSSVDADPQSSGREKEPLK; this is translated from the exons ATGTGCACCACCCTTTTCCTGCTCAGCACCCTGGCCATGCTCTGGCGCCGCCGATTTGCCAACCGAGTCCAACC AGAGCCCAGCGACGTGGATGGGGCAGCTAGGGGCAGCAGCGTGGATGCGGACCCTCAGTCCTCAGGCAG GGAGAAAGAACCTCTGAAGTAA
- the CYGB gene encoding cytoglobin isoform X3, whose product MEDPLEMERSPQLRKHACRVMGALNTVVENLHDPDKVSSVLALVGKAHALKHKVEPVYFKPTGHTALFGAVGPLPPPPSLAAPRAEGRVLKTLLDAPFLGAKEAGGIPDSTSPKEASVAAKVPPLELPGGGAGCLDADPSAAGRAGPTLLSFSTHC is encoded by the exons ATGGAGGATCCCCTGGAGATGGAGCGGAGCCCCCAGCTGCGGAAGCACGCCTGCCGAGTCATGGGGGCCCTCAACACTGTCGTGGAGAACCTGCATGACCCCGACAAGGTGTCCTCTGTGCTCGCCCTTGTGGGGAAAGCCCACGCCCTCAAGCACAAGGTGGAACCGGTGTACTTCAAG CCCACCGGCCACACTGCCCTCTTCGGGGCCGTAggacccctccctccacccccctcCCTGGCAGCACCTCGAGCAGAAGGCCGAGTTCTGAAGACCCTCCTTGACGCTCCATTTCTGGGTGCCAAGGAAGCTGGAGGAATCCCTGACTCAACTTCCCCGAAGGAGGCCTCTGTGGCGGCCAAGGTCCCCCCCCTGGAGCTGCCGGGAGGCGGCGCTGGCTGCCTGGATGCTGACCCCAGCGCGGCGGGCAGAGCGGGGCCCACTCTTCTTAGCTTTTCTACTCACTGTTAG
- the PRCD gene encoding photoreceptor disk component PRCD isoform X1, with product MCTTLFLLSTLAMLWRRRFANRVQPEPSDVDGAARGSSVDADPQSSGSSGPGSSPSPGGRCGSWSSGKRENGGKQH from the exons ATGTGCACCACCCTTTTCCTGCTCAGCACCCTGGCCATGCTCTGGCGCCGCCGATTTGCCAACCGAGTCCAACC AGAGCCCAGCGACGTGGATGGGGCAGCTAGGGGCAGCAGCGTGGATGCGGACCCTCAGTCCTCAGGCAG CTCAGGTCCTGGTTCGTCCCCTAGCCCAGGAGGACGCTGTGGGAGCTGGAGCAGCGGCAAGAGGGAGAACGGGGGGAAGCAGCACTAG
- the CYGB gene encoding cytoglobin isoform X2 translates to MEQVPGEMEIERRERSEELSEAERKAVQAMWARLYANCEDVGVAILVRFFVNFPSAKQYFSQFKHMEDPLEMERSPQLRKHACRVMGALNTVVENLHDPDKVSSVLALVGKAHALKHKVEPVYFKILSGVILEVVAEEFASDFPPETQRAWAKLRGLIYSHVTAAYKEVGWVQQVPNATTPPATLPSSGP, encoded by the exons ATGGAGCAAGTGCCAGGCGAGATGGAGATCGAGCGCAGGGAGCGGAGCGAGGAGCTGTCCGAGGCGGAGAGGAAGGCGGTGCAGGCTATGTGGGCCCGGCTCTATGCCAACTGCGAGGACGTGGGGGTGGCCATCCTGGTGAG GTTCTTTGTGAACTTCCCCTCGGCCAAGCAGTACTTCAGCCAGTTCAAGCACATGGAGGATCCCCTGGAGATGGAGCGGAGCCCCCAGCTGCGGAAGCACGCCTGCCGAGTCATGGGGGCCCTCAACACTGTCGTGGAGAACCTGCATGACCCCGACAAGGTGTCCTCTGTGCTCGCCCTTGTGGGGAAAGCCCACGCCCTCAAGCACAAGGTGGAACCGGTGTACTTCAAG ATCCTCTCTGGGGTCATTCTGGAGGTGGTCGCCGAGGAATTTGCCAGTGACTTCCCACCTGAGACGCAGAGAGCCTGGGCCAAGCTGCGTGGCCTCATCTACAGCCACGTGACCGCTGCCTACAAGGAagtgggctgggtgcagcagGTCCCCAACGCCACCAC CCCACCGGCCACACTGCCCTCTTCGGGGCCGTAg
- the CYGB gene encoding cytoglobin isoform X1, with protein sequence MEQVPGEMEIERRERSEELSEAERKAVQAMWARLYANCEDVGVAILVRFFVNFPSAKQYFSQFKHMEDPLEMERSPQLRKHACRVMGALNTVVENLHDPDKVSSVLALVGKAHALKHKVEPVYFKPTGHTALFGAVGPLPPPPSLAAPRAEGRVLKTLLDAPFLGAKEAGGIPDSTSPKEASVAAKVPPLELPGGGAGCLDADPSAAGRAGPTLLSFSTHC encoded by the exons ATGGAGCAAGTGCCAGGCGAGATGGAGATCGAGCGCAGGGAGCGGAGCGAGGAGCTGTCCGAGGCGGAGAGGAAGGCGGTGCAGGCTATGTGGGCCCGGCTCTATGCCAACTGCGAGGACGTGGGGGTGGCCATCCTGGTGAG GTTCTTTGTGAACTTCCCCTCGGCCAAGCAGTACTTCAGCCAGTTCAAGCACATGGAGGATCCCCTGGAGATGGAGCGGAGCCCCCAGCTGCGGAAGCACGCCTGCCGAGTCATGGGGGCCCTCAACACTGTCGTGGAGAACCTGCATGACCCCGACAAGGTGTCCTCTGTGCTCGCCCTTGTGGGGAAAGCCCACGCCCTCAAGCACAAGGTGGAACCGGTGTACTTCAAG CCCACCGGCCACACTGCCCTCTTCGGGGCCGTAggacccctccctccacccccctcCCTGGCAGCACCTCGAGCAGAAGGCCGAGTTCTGAAGACCCTCCTTGACGCTCCATTTCTGGGTGCCAAGGAAGCTGGAGGAATCCCTGACTCAACTTCCCCGAAGGAGGCCTCTGTGGCGGCCAAGGTCCCCCCCCTGGAGCTGCCGGGAGGCGGCGCTGGCTGCCTGGATGCTGACCCCAGCGCGGCGGGCAGAGCGGGGCCCACTCTTCTTAGCTTTTCTACTCACTGTTAG